The window ctggataccGCTGTCTCaggtgatgtttctagagttgtttgagattctgcagttgtgacaacaggtgttgctaccaaagttgccactgcttcaggagttgcggtctccctacttgtcctggatgccgctgactcagctgatgtttctagagttgtttgagattctgcagttgagatgacaggtgttgctaccaaagttgccactgcttcaggagttgcggtctccctacttgtcctggatgccgctgactcaactgatgtttctagagttgtttgagattctgcagttgtgacgacagctgttgctaccaaagttaccactgcttcaggagttgcggtctccctacttgtcctggatgccgctgactcagctgatgtttctagaactgtttgagattctgcagtcaTGACGACAgtggttgctaccaaagttgccactgcttcaggagttgcggtctccctacttgtcctggatgccgctgactcggctgatgtttctagagttgtttgagattctgcagttgtgacgacaggtgttgcggtctccctacttgtcctggataccGCTGTCTCaggtgatgtttctagagttgtttgagattctgcagttgtgacaacaggtgttgctaccaaagttgccactgcttcaggagttgcggtctccatacttgtcctggatgccgctgactcagctgatgtttctagagttgtttgagattctgcagttgtgacgacaggtgttgctatcaaagttgccactgcttcaggagttgtgttctccctacttgtcctggataccGCTGTCTCaggtgatgtttctagagttgtttgagattctgcagttgtgacaacaggtgttgctaccaaagttgccactgcttcaggagttgcggtctccctacttgtcctggatgccgctgactcagctgatgtttctagagttgtttgagattctgcagttgtgacgacaggtgttgctatcaaagttgccactgcttcaggagttgtgttctccctacttgtcctggataccGCTGTCTCaggtgatgtttctagagttgtttgagattctgcagttgtgacaacaggtgttgctaccaaagttgccactgcttcaggagttgcggtctccctacttgtcctggatgccgctgactcagctgatgtttctagagttgtttgagattctgcagttgagatgacaggtgttgctaccaaagttgccactgcttcaggagttgcggtctccctacttgtcctggatgccgctgactcaactgatgtttctagagttgtttgagattctgcagttgtgacgacagctgttgctaccaaagttaccactgcttcaggagttgcggtctccctacttgtcctggatgccgctgactcagctgatgtttctagaactgtttgagattctgcagtcaTGACGACAgtggttgctaccaaagttgccactgcttcaggagttgcggtctccctacttgtcctggatgccgctgactcggctgatgtttctagagttgtttgagattctgcagttgtgacgacaggtgttgcggtctccctacttgtcctggataccGCTGTCTCaggtgatgtttctagagttgtttgagattctgcagttgtgacaacaggtgttgctaccaaagttgccactgcttcaggagttgcggtctccatacttgtcctggatgccgctgactcagctgatgtttctagagttgtttgagattctgcagttgtgacgacaggtgttgctatcaaagttgccactgcttcaggagttgtgttctccctacttgtcctggataccGCTGTCTCaggtgatgtttctagagttgtttgagattctgcagttgtgacaacaggtgttgctaccaaagttgccactgcttcaggagttgcggtctccctacttgtcctggatgccgctgactcagctgatgtttctagagttgtttgagattctgcagttgtgacgacaggtgttgctatcaaagttgccactgcttcaggagttgtgttctccctacttgtcctggataccGCTGTCTCaggtgatgtttctagagttgtttgagattctgcagttgtgacaacaggtgttgctaccaaagttgccactgcttcaggagttgcggtctccctacttgtcctggatgccgctgactcagctgatgtttctagagttgtttgagattctgcagttgagatgacaggtgttgctaccaaagttgccactgcttcaggagttgcggtctccctacttgtcctggatgccgctgactcaactgatgtttctagagttgtttgagattctgcagttgtgacgacagctgttgctaccaaagttaccactgcttcaggagttgcggtctccctacttgtcctggatgccgctgactcagctgatgtttctagagttgtttgagattctgcagttgagatgacaggtgttgctaccaaagttgccactgcttcaggagttgcggtctccctacttgtcctggatgccgctgactcaactgatgtttctagagttgtttgagattctttagttgtgacgacagctgttgctaccaaagttaccactgcttcaggagttgcggtctccctacttgtcctggatgccgctgactcagctgatgtttctagagttgtttgagattctgcagttgtgacgacagctgttgctaccaaagttaccactgcttcaggagttgctgtCTCCCGACTTGTCCTGGATTCCGCTGACTCAAcggatgtttctagagttgtttgagattctgcagttgtgacgacaggtgttgttGCCACTGTTTCAGGAGTTACGGTCTCCCTACTGTTCCTGGATGCAGCTGattcaactgatgtttctagagttttttgagattctgcagttgagacaacaggtgttgctaccaaagttgccactgcttcaggagttgcggtctccctacttgtcctggatgccgctgactcatctgatgtttctagagttgtttgagattcagcagttgtgacgacagctgttgctatcaaagttgccactgcttcaggagttgcggtctccctacttgtcctggatgccgctgactcagctgatgtttctacagttgtttgagattctgcagttgtggcgacaggtgttgctaccaaagttgccactgcttcaggagttgcggtctccctacttgtcctggatgtcgctgactcagctgatgtttctagagttgtttgaggttctgcagttgtgacgtcagatgttgctaccaaagttgccactgcttcaggagttgcggtctccctacttgtcctggatgccactgactcaactgatgtttctagagttgtttgagattctgcagtcgtGACGACAgtggttgctaccaaagttgccactgcttcaggagttgcggtctccctacttgtcctggatgctgctgactcaactgatgtttctagagttgtttgagattctgcagttgtgacgacaggtgcTGTTGCCACTGTTTCAGGAGTTACGGTCTCCCTACTGTTCCTGGATGCAGCTGattcaactgatgtttctagagttttttgagattctgcagttgagacgacaggtgttgctaccaaagttgccactgcttcaggagttgcggtctccctacttgtcctggatgccgctgactcaactgatgtttctagagttgtttgagattctgcagttgtgacgacagtggttgctatcaaagttgccactgcagtaggagttgcggtctccctagtTGCTACAGAATCTGtcgactcagctgatgtttctagagttgttgtAGTTGCCTCAGTTGGATTTGGGTTTGTCATCACACTGGGAGTTGCAGATTGTGTTGTCGGCGAGTCTACTGACTCGACAGTGATGGAGGACCTTTCAATATCGAAGCCGCTGACCTCTGAATCTGCATCGGATAAGACGCTGGCAACCTGAATGTTGTTTGGCGCGGATGAAGCTATGAACTCAAGATCCATGACATTGATGACTGAGCCCCTTCTGCAGGGTGAAAAAGAGCAAAAGCATTTGATCACAAAGTGATTTATTTAGCATATCAACCACAACAGCGACATACCTGAATTCGATGATGAACAGGACCAAGAAGGTGACAGGAAAATTTGCAATGAATATCACTGAAAGCTGCAGGGgaagaaaaacatcaaaattcAGCCTTTTATGTTTTAAATACTATGACTATCTTTTACATCAATCAAACTTACTTGTTCCTGGATCATGGCAGCTCTGTTTTTGTATGTTGTAGTGCTGGGGTCTAATAAATCACTACTAAAAACACTTTGAAGGGACCGGAATGTGGCTCGTTTGATTGTTTTGGTAAAGGAATCTGGAGTTgtggtctccctacttgtcctggatgccgctgactcaactgatgtttctagagttgtttgagattctgcagttgtgacgacaggtgttgctaccaaagttgccactgcttcaggagttgcggtctccctacttgtcctggatgccgctgactcaactgatgtttctagagttgtttgagattctgcagttatgacgacaggtgttgttgccactgcttcaggagttgcggtctccctacttgtcctggatgccgctgactcagctgatgtttctagagttgtttgagattctgcagttgtgacgacaggtgttgctaccaaagttgccactgcttcaggagttgcggtctccctacttgtcctggatgccgctgactcagctgatgtttctagagttgtttgagattctgcagttgtgacgacaggtgttgttgccactgtttcaggagttgcggtctccctactgttcctggatgccgctgactcaactgatgtttctagagttgtttgagattctgcaggtGTGACGACagctgttgctaccaaagttaccactgcttcaggagttgctgtCTCCCGACTTGTCCTGGATTCCGCTGACTCAGccgatgtttctagagttgtttgaggttctgcagttgtgacgtcagatgttgctaccaaagttgccactgcttcaggagttgcggtctccctacttgtcctggatgccactgactcaactgatgtttttagagttgtttgagattctgcagtcgtGACGACAgtggttgctaccaaagttgccactgcttcaggagttgcggtctccctacttgtcctgaatgctgctgactcagctgatgtttctagagttgtttgagattctgcagttgtgacgacaggtgttgctaccaaagttgccactgcttcaggagttgcggtctccctacttgtcctggatgccgctgactcagctgatgtttctagatttgtttgagattctgcagttgtgacgacaggtgttgttgccactgcttcaggagttgcggtctccctacttgtcctggatgccgctgactcagctgatgtttctagagttgtttgagattctgcagttgtgacgacaggtgttgttgccactgtttcaggagttgcggtctccctactgttcctggatgccgctgactcaactgatgtttctagagttgtttgagattctgcagttgtgacgacagctgttgctaccaaagttaccactgcttcaggagttgctgtCTCCCGACTTGTACTGGATTCCGCTGACTCAGccgatgtttctagagttgtttgaggttctgcagttgtgacgtcagatgttgctaccaaagttgccactgcttcaggagttgcggtctccctacttgtcctggatgccactgactcaactgatgtttttagagttgtttgagattctgcagtcgtGACGACAgtggttgctaccaaagttgccactgcttcaggagttgcggtctccctattTGTCCTGGATGCTgctgactcaactgatgtttctagagttgtttgagattctgcagttgtgacgacaggtgttgttGCCACTGTTTCAGGAGTTACGGTCTCCCTACTGTTCCTGGATGCAGCTGattcaactgatgtttctagagttttttgagattctgcagttgagacaacaggtgttgctaccaaagttgccactgcttcaggagttgcggtctccctacttgtcctggatgccgctgactcatctgatgtttctagagttgtttgagattcggcagttgtgacgacagctgttgctatcaaagttgccactgccTCAGGAGTTGcagtctccctacttgtcctggataccGCTGTCTCaggtgatgtttctagagttgtttgagattctgcagttgtgacaacaggtgttgctaccaaagttgccactgcttcaggagttgcggtctccctacttgtcctggatgctgctgactcagctgatgtttctagagttgtttgagattctgcagttgtgacgacaggtgttgctaccaaagttgccactgcttcaggagttgcggtctccctacttgtcctggatgccgctgactcagctgatgtttctagagttgtttgagattctgcagttatgacgacaggtgttgttgccactgcttcaggagttgcggtctccctacttgtcctggatgccgctgactcagctgatgtttctagagttgtttgagattctgcagttgtgacgacaggtgttgttgccactgtttcaggagatgcggtctccctactgttcctggatgccgctgactcaactgatgtttctagagttgtttgagattctgcagttgtgacgacagctgttgctaccaaagttaccactgcttcaggagttgctgtCTCCCGACTTGTCCTGGATTCCGCTGACTCAGccgatgtttctagagttgtttgaggttctgcagttgtgacgtcagatgttgctaccaaagttgccactgcttcaggagttgcggtctccctacttgtcctggatgccacTGACTCAACGGATGTttttagagttgtttgagattctgcagtcgtGACGTCAgtggttgctaccaaagttgccactgcttcaggagttgcggtctccctacttgtcctggatgccgctgactcagctgatgtttctagagttgtttgagattctgcagttgtgacgacaggtgttgctaccaaagttgccactgctacaggagttgcggtctccctacttgtcctggatgccgctgactcagctgatgtttctagagttgtttgagattctgcagttgtgacgacaggtgttgttgccactgcttcaggagttgcggtctccctacttgtcctggatgccgctgactcagctgatgtttctagagttgtttgagattctgcagttgtgacgacaggtgttgttgccactgtttcaggagatgcggtctccctactgttcctggatgccgctgactcaactgatgtttctagagttgtttgagattctgcagttgtgacgacagctgttgctaccaaagttaccactgcttcaggagttgctgtCTCCCGACTTGTCCTGGATTCCGCTGACTCAGccgatgtttctagagttgtttgaggttctgcagttgtgacgtcagatgttgctaccaaagttgccactgcttcaggagttgcggtctccctacttgtcctggatgccacTGACTCAACGGATGTttttagagttgtttgagattctgcagtcgtGACGTCAgtggttgctaccaaagttgccactgcttcaggagttgcggtctccctacttgtcctagatgccgctgactcagctgatgtttctagagttgtttgagattctgcagttgtgacgacaggtgttgctaccaaagttgccactgctacaggagttgcggtctccctacttgtcctggatgccgctgactcagctgatgtttctagagttgtttgagattctgcagttgtgacgacaggtgttgttgccactgcttcaggagttgcggtctccctacttgtcctggatgccgctgactcagctgatgtttctagagttgtttgagattctgcagttgtgacgacaggtgttgttgccactgtttcaggagttgcggtctccctactgttcctggatgccgctgactcaactgatgtttctagagttttttgagattctgcagttgtgacgacagctgttgctaccaaagttaccactgcttcaggagttgctgtCTCCCGACTTGTCCTGGATTCCGCTGACTCAGccgatgtttctagagttgtttgaggttctgcagttgtgacgtcagatgttgctaccaaagttgccactgcttcaggagttgcggtctccctacttgtcctggatgccactgactcaactgatgtttttagagttgtttgagattctgcagtcgtGACGACAgtggttgctaccaaagttgccactggttcaggagttgcggtctccctacttgtcctggatgctgctgactcaactgatgtttctagagttgtttgagattctgcagttgtgacgacaggtgttgttgccactgtttcaggagttacggtctccctactgttcctggatgccgctgattcaactgatgtttctaCAGTTgcttgagattctgcagttgtgacaacaggtgttgctaccaaagttgccactgcttcaggagttgcggtctccctacctGTCCTGGATgtcgctgactcagctgatgtttctagagttgtttgagattctgcagttgtgatgacaggtgttgctatcaaagttgccactgcttcaggagttgcggtctccctacttgtcctggatgctgcCGACTCAGCTGATTTTTCtacagttgtttgagat is drawn from Stigmatopora argus isolate UIUO_Sarg chromosome 20, RoL_Sarg_1.0, whole genome shotgun sequence and contains these coding sequences:
- the LOC144065691 gene encoding uncharacterized protein LOC144065691, giving the protein MIQEQLSVIFIANFPVTFLVLFIIEFRRGSVINVMDLEFIASSAPNNIQVASVLSDADSEVSGFDIERSSITVESVDSPTTQSATPSVMTNPNPTEATTTTLETSAESTDSVATRETATPTAVATLIATTVVTTAESQTTLETSVESAASRTSRETATPEAVATLVATPVVSTAESQKTLETSVESAASRNSRETVTPETVATAPVVTTAESQTTLETSVESAASRTSRETATPEAVATLVATTVVTTAESQTTLETSVESVASRTSRETATPEAVATLVATSDVTTAEPQTTLETSAESATSRTSRETATPEAVATLVATPVATTAESQTTVETSAESAASRTSRETATPEAVATLIATAVVTTAESQTTLETSDESAASRTSRETATPEAVATLVATPVVSTAESQKTLETSVESAASRNSRETVTPETVATTPVVTTAESQTTLETSVESAESRTSRETATPEAVVTLVATAVVTTAESQTTLETSAESAASRTSRETATPEAVVTLVATAVVTTKESQTTLETSVESAASRTSRETATPEAVATLVATPVISTAESQTTLETSAESAASRTSRETATPEAVVTLVATAVVTTAESQTTLETSVESAASRTSRETATPEAVATLVATPVISTAESQTTLETSAESAASRTNTFRNIGCVKSNQGNNCRSSIWFNNSKSKNCRIPNTSDNSSSSSVNSLCNN